CAGCGTTGTCGCGGGCAAACGACCGGGTGCGACCCCTCTCGTGCTGCACGGTCCGCCGGGAACGGGCAAATCGCACCTCAGTGCGTCACTCGCACAGCGCCTGTCCACGTCCCCGAACGGTGTCACGGTGCGGGTTGTGTCCGCGGGCGATGTGAGCCGCTCTCCGGAAGAAAGCCTCACCGACGACGAACTGACCGACTGCGACCTGCTCGCGCTCGAAGACGTCCAGCAGCTCTCGGAACACAAAACGGACGCCGCGTGCGACCTCCTCGACCGGCGAACCGCCCGCCGCCGCGCAACAGTGGTGACCGCGCACGCGGGGCCGTCGCAACTCGCCAACTTGCCCCACCGGTTGACCTCACGGCTTTCGGCCGGGCTAGTGGTGCAACTCGGCCCACTCACGCCTGCGAGCCGCCGAGCGATCCTGGCCGAAGTCGCAATCGCGAAGAAAGTTCGACTGACCGACGAAGCGCTCGACTGGCTCAGCGAACAAGTGACCGGCGGGGGGGTTCGAGCCACTCTCGGTTTGCTCCAGAACCTGGCGCAAGTCGCGTCCGCGTTTCCGGGGCCGCTGACGCGCGCAGACGT
This region of Gemmata massiliana genomic DNA includes:
- a CDS encoding DnaA/Hda family protein, with translation MSTPAPRWSGFLVLPENRVAVRAVRSVYRSVVAGKRPGATPLVLHGPPGTGKSHLSASLAQRLSTSPNGVTVRVVSAGDVSRSPEESLTDDELTDCDLLALEDVQQLSEHKTDAACDLLDRRTARRRATVVTAHAGPSQLANLPHRLTSRLSAGLVVQLGPLTPASRRAILAEVAIAKKVRLTDEALDWLSEQVTGGGVRATLGLLQNLAQVASAFPGPLTRADVQQTLAETGQPTSAPNDISRIVERVAAAFGVSEKELLGPSRLRSVLQSRQVAMYLARELMGLSLPRLGAAFGRDHTTVLHACRKVETALTEDTELAKRVRDLRAVLA